Proteins from a single region of Antechinus flavipes isolate AdamAnt ecotype Samford, QLD, Australia chromosome 2, AdamAnt_v2, whole genome shotgun sequence:
- the LOC127550015 gene encoding protocadherin alpha-3-like — MGFSGRDGLKLLHCLLLYSAWDVGSGQVHYSVTEEAKHGTFVGRIAQDLGLEIGELVSRLFRMVSPNRRDYLEVNVQNGILFVNSRIDREEVCGHNSICSIHLEVIVDKPLQVFHVEVEIKDINDNPPVFSVGQKSLFISESSSLDSRFPLEGASDADIGANAVLTYKLSPNDFFTLDVQNSDEQIKPLGLVLKKILDREETPELHLLLTATDGGKPELTGTVQLQISVLDVNDNAPKFDKKVYKVRLAENSLNGTMVTKVTASDMDEGTNSQIIYSFESDVPPNILSKFVIDPMDGDIRVIGQIDFEESKLYQIQIEATDKGIPKMVGHCTILVEVMDINDNIPEVTVKSLSLPVPEDSPSGTVIALISVSDRDSGTNGQVTCSLSPPGPFTLVSTFRNYYSLVLEDSVDRERVPAYELVVTARDGGSPALWATASVSVAIADVNDNAPAFEQAVYTVFVKENNPPGCHIFTVSASDLDAQENALVSYSLVERRVGERLLSSYVSVHSESGKVFALQPLDHEELELLQFHVSARDAGFPPLSSNVSLQVFVLDENDNAPVVLQPHSGGSPGTELVSQSVTMGHVVAKIRAVDADSGYNAWLSYELHPEMGVARSPFRVGLYTGEISTIRALEETDGLRQTLLVLIKDHGEPPLSATATLSISIVENGQALKASSGVSRSVASVGKEAIALDVNVYLIIAICSVSSLLVLSLLLYIAMRCSAPSQVVSGPGKPTLVCSSEIGSWSYSQQRRQKVYSGEGGAKSDLMAFSPNLPPCPGPTDSAEQQAVDQDHSIKVGSRVSH, encoded by the coding sequence ATGGGATTTTCCGGGCGAGACGGCCTGAAGCTTTTACATTGTCTTCTCCTCTATTCAGCCTGGGATgtggggagcggccaggtccatTACTCGGTGACGGAGGAAGCAAAACATGGTACGTTCGTGGGCCGTATCGCGCAGGATTTGGGTCTGGAGATCGGGGAGCTGGTATCTAGGCTGTTCCGCATGGTTTCTCCCAACCGTAGGGACTACCTGGAGGTAAATGTGCAGAATGGCATTTTGTTTGTGAATTCTCGGATCGACCGGGAAGAGGTGTGTGGCCACAACTCCATTTGTAGCATCCATCTGGAGGTCATTGTGGACAAACCGCTGCAGGTTTTCCATGTGGAGGTGGAGATCAAGGACATTAATGACAACCCTCCGGTATTCTCCGTAGGACAAAAGAGTCTGTTTATTTCTGAATCCAGCTCATTAGATTCTAGGTTTCCACTAGAGGGCGCGTCGGATGCAGATATCGGAGCGAATGCAGTTCTTACCTATAAACTAAGCCCCAATGATTTTTTCACTCTAGATGTACAAAACAGTGATGAACAGATTAAACCTCTCGGACTAGTATTAAAGAAAATTCTAGACAGAGAAGAAACTCCTGAACTTCACTTACTGCTTACAGCCACTGATGGGGGCAAACCAGAGCTTACGGGAACAGTTCAGCTACAAATTTCTGTATTAGATGTGAATGACAATGCCCCTAAATTTGACAAAAAAGTCTATAAAGTTAGATTAGCAGAAAATTCATTAAACGGGACAATGGTAACAAAAGTAACTGCCTCAGACATGGACGAAGGAACAAACAGCCAAATTATTTACTCTTTTGAGAGTGATGTCCCCCCAAATATATTGTCTAAGTTCGTGATCGATCCGATGGATGGAGACATCAGAGTGATTGGACAAATTGATTTTGAAGAAAGTAAATTATATCAAATCCAGATAGAGGCTACTGATAAGGGAATTCCCAAGATGGTGGGTCATTGCACAATCTTGGTCGAAGTAATGGACATCAATGATAATATTCCTGAAGTAACAGTGAAGTCTCTTTCACTACCGGTCCCAGAAGACTCTCCGTCAGGCACCGTCATCGCTCTCATCAGCGTATCTGATAGAGATTCGGGCACCAATGGGCAGGTAACTTGCTCGCTGTCACCCCCAGGGCCTTTTACTCTGGTGTCCACCTTCAGAAATTACTACTCGCTGGTACTAGAGGATTCTGTGGACCGCGAGAGGGTGCCAGCTTACGAATTAGTGGTGACTGCGAGAGATGGCGGGTCGCCAGCGCTTTGGGCCACAGCCAGCGTGTCTGTGGCCATTGCCGACGTGAACGATAATGCACCTGCCTTTGAGCAGGCAGTGTATACAGTGTTTGTAAAGGAGAACAACCCACCCGGCTGTCACATTTTCACAGTGTCCGCCTCGGATCTAGATGCTCAGGAGAACGCGCTAGTGTCTTACTCGCTAGTGGAGCGACGAGTCGGGGAGCGTCTATTGTCGAGCTATGTGTCTGTACATTCAGAGAGCGGCAAAGTGTTCGCCTTGCAACCCCTAGACCACGAGGAGTTAGAGCTGCTTCAATTCCATGTGAGTGCCCGCGATGCGGGCTTCCCTCCTCTGAGCAGCAACGTGAGCCTGCAGGTGTTCGTGCTGGACGAGAACGATAATGCGCCGGTTGTGCTGCAGCCTCACTCTGGCGGCAGCCCAGGGACCGAACTAGTATCACAGTCAGTAACTATGGGCCATGTAGTGGCTAAGATTCGAGCTGTGGATGCGGATTCAGGCTACAATGCTTGGTTGTCTTATGAACTGCATCCAGAGATGGGAGTTGCTCGTAGCCCTTTCCGAGTGGGTCTGTACACTGGCGAGATCAGTACTATCCGGGCCCTGGAGGAGACGGATGGATTGAGGCAGACGTTACTGGTGCTGATAAAAGACCACGGGGAGCCCCCTCTATCAGCCACTGCCACTCTAAGTATATCTATTGTGGAGAACGGGCAGGCGCTGAAGGCTTCCTCTGGTGTGTCCAGATCAGTGGCTAGTGTAGGAAAGGAGGCAATAGCACTGGATGTAAATGTTTATCTAATAATCGCCATCTGTTCAGTGTCCAGTCTTTTGGTGCTGAGTCTGCTGCTTTACATAGCAATGCGATGTTCGGCACCCTCCCAAGTTGTTTCTGGACCAGGAAAGCCCACACTGGTGTGCTCCAGCGAGATTGGAAGCTGGTCTTATTCCCAGCAGCGGCGTCAGAAAGTTTACTCTGGAGAGGGAGGTGCCAAAAGTGACCTTATGGCCTTCAGCCCCAACCTCCCTCCGTGTCCTGGCCCAACAGACAGTGCAGAGCAGCAGGCAGTGGATCAGGATCATTCCATCAAGGTGGGTTCCAGAGTTTCTCATTGA